One region of Camelina sativa cultivar DH55 chromosome 6, Cs, whole genome shotgun sequence genomic DNA includes:
- the LOC104698824 gene encoding uncharacterized protein LOC104698824 has translation MATMLKHITSPLSLSLFVFLAFTTANAMLIKDMCALCKETKDVNFCLKYIGTDTRILDANGFYDVLVIRDERICFIPLLKIKVSLFLTKIYYQISKCQGQVTNAAKQINKVRQKFDGPVGTERIKFCLASYHLASKLFQKSWEQAHEDMFAAGAQDSATKGAKFMRECEEEWKNGQIQKSPVTFYTTNVVKLLSIIQVVVSKISGVQWFEVLELLVMNVGVVRVWQILEASESVARVPQRGTSKGHKRIRRDLRGGAQYRYDRLVDLLMLLLERFPKAVPVQAQVVPPMVGVQPRAANVEELPTYLKMMELL, from the exons ATGGCCACAATGCTCAAACACATAACTTCTCCTTTGTCGTTGTCATTATTCGTGTTCTTAGCGTTTACAACTGCAAATGCAATGCTTATCAAAGACATGTGCGCACTTTGTAAGGAGACAAAAGACGTGAATTTCTGCTTGAAATACATTGGAACAGACACACGTATACTAGACGCAAATGGCTTTTATGACGTTCTTGTGATTCG AGATGAGAGAATCTGCTTTATTCCTttgctaaaaataaaagtgtCTTTATTTCTTACTAAGATTTATTATCAGATTTCTAAATGCCAAGGCCAAGTGACCAATGCAgccaaacaaatcaacaaagtCCGCCAGAAGTTTGATGGTCCGGTTGGAACTGAAAGAATAAAGTTTTGTCTTGCGAGTTACCATCTAGCATCTAAACTTTTCCAAAAATCTTGGGAACAAGCACATGAAGACATGTTTGCAGCAGGTGCTCAAGATTCTGCAACGAAAGGTGCAAAATTTATGCGCGAGTGCGAAGAAGAATGGAAGAATGGACAGATACAAAAGTCTCCAGTCACTTTCTATACCACAAATGTTGTCAAACTATTATCTATTATTCAAGTTGTTGTCTCTAAGATTAGTGGCG TGCAGTGGTTCGAGGTGTTGGAGTTGTTGGTCATGAATGTGGGTGTGGTCAGGGTTTGGCAGATTCTCGAGGCCAGTGAGAGTGTGGCCAGAGTTCCACAAAGAGGCACGTCAAAGGGTCATAAGCGTATTAGGAGAGACCTGAGGG GTGGAGCCCAGTATCGATATGATCGCTTGGTGGACTTGTTGATGTTGCTGTTAGAGCGGTTCCCAAAGgcggtaccagtgcaggctcaaGTTGTGCCGCCTATGGTGGGAGTGCAGCCGCGGGCTGCGAATGTTGAGGAGCTGCCAACCTACCTCAAGATGATGGAGCTATTGTAG
- the LOC104698825 gene encoding uncharacterized protein LOC104698825: MGEFDVERVLVDTGSTVNVLFWQTLEKMGITPEQVKPETRMLTGYDGIVKMSMGNVKLQVCAGGVTRKTKFVVVDAPPIYNAILGSPWIYAMQAVPSTYHLCLKFPSQTEICMLYSDQRMARTCSIIEKKQRKNQDA, translated from the coding sequence ATGGGCGAATTCGACGTCGAAAGAGTCTTGGTGGATACTGGAAGTACCGTAAATGTTCTGTTCTGGCAAACATTAGAGAAGATGGGCATCACACCCGAGCAGGTGAAACCTGAGACCCGAATGTTGACTGGCTACGACGGGATCGTTAAAATGTCGATGGGCAATGTAAAACTGCAAGTGTGTGCTGGAGGAGTGACCCGGAAAACTAAATTCGTGGTCGTCGATGCACCCCCAATTTACAACGCCATTCTGGGGTCACCATGGATATACGCGATGCAAGCCGTACCATCAACCTACCATCTCTGCCTTAAATTCCCTAGCCAAACAGAAATCTGTATGCTCTATAGCGATCAAAGGATGGCCCGAACTTGTTCCATCATCGAAAAGAAGCAAAGGAAAAATCAGGacgcatag